In Legionella spiritensis, the following proteins share a genomic window:
- the mmsB gene encoding 3-hydroxyisobutyrate dehydrogenase — protein sequence MAKIGFVGLGHMGLPMALNLIKAGHDVTGYDLQKNALETLVEAGGFAAQKLQDSARDQEIIFTMLQTGQQVQEVCLGDHGLYAAAHHALHIDCSSIDVPSAKQLHQQAAKRQLLSLDAPVSGGVSGATAATLTFMVGGKSYAFDKSRPYLEAMGKQIIHTGIEGSGQTAKICNNMILGITMIGVSEAFVLAKQLGLSPQKLFEIVNSSSGQCWVMSKYPPVPDLVPNVPANNDYKPGFTATMMLKDLILSQKCSLAAGVTTPLAEHATMVYQHFIDVGNGDLDFSAIIKFLEAEKGDS from the coding sequence ATGGCAAAAATAGGTTTTGTAGGCTTGGGCCACATGGGGTTACCCATGGCATTGAATTTAATCAAAGCCGGCCACGACGTAACAGGTTATGATTTACAGAAAAACGCCCTCGAGACTCTGGTGGAAGCCGGCGGTTTTGCCGCACAAAAACTGCAGGATTCCGCCCGGGATCAGGAAATTATCTTTACCATGCTGCAGACGGGCCAGCAGGTACAGGAGGTCTGCCTGGGTGATCATGGATTATATGCCGCCGCCCATCACGCGCTGCATATAGATTGTTCCTCTATAGACGTCCCCAGTGCCAAACAACTGCACCAGCAGGCTGCCAAACGCCAGTTATTATCACTTGACGCCCCCGTCTCGGGTGGTGTTTCCGGAGCTACTGCGGCAACGCTGACCTTTATGGTTGGCGGCAAAAGCTATGCCTTTGACAAATCCAGGCCATATCTGGAAGCCATGGGTAAACAAATCATCCATACCGGCATAGAAGGCAGCGGCCAGACTGCGAAAATCTGTAACAACATGATTTTGGGGATCACCATGATCGGTGTCTCGGAAGCCTTTGTTCTTGCCAAACAGCTGGGGCTTTCTCCGCAAAAGCTTTTTGAGATTGTCAACTCCTCTTCCGGACAATGCTGGGTCATGAGTAAATACCCTCCCGTCCCTGATCTGGTTCCCAACGTCCCGGCCAATAATGACTACAAGCCGGGATTTACTGCCACCATGATGCTCAAGGATCTCATCTTAAGCCAGAAATGCAGCCTGGCTGCGGGCGTCACGACTCCCCTCGCGGAACACGCCACTATGGTTTATCAACATTTCATAGATGTCGGTAACGGTGATCTCGATTTCTCCGCCATTATTAAATTTCTGGAAGCGGAAAAGGGGGACTCATGA